Within the Candidatus Hydrogenedentota bacterium genome, the region CGGAACGGCGTCTTGAGTTTGTCCGGGTATTGGGCCAGCAGGCGCGCAAACGGCACCGTCATGTCGAATCGCAGGGCAATCGGCTCGCCTTCGGGGCTTTCCAGCCGGAACAGTTCCTTGTTGGTTTCCTCGCCCCCCGCGCCCAGCAGGGTTTCCAGGTGTTCCAAGGCGGGCGTTTCTATGGGCAAGAAGCCAAATTTTTCGAAGACTTCCTCGATGGCGCGCACCACTTTCTTGCGCGGGATCATGTCTTCCGGCAGGAGATCCTGGCAGCCCTTGACGGTGCGCGGCTCGACTTTCGGGGCTTTTCGTTCAACGTCTCCCATGTATTCTCCTTGTATTTGACGATACGTTCCGCATCGGGTCGTGCCACGATACGATGCCCAAAGACGCAAAGGTCAAAAAGGACTTTGGCGGCCGATCCGAGGGTATCGGCGCTTTGGGCCCTTATGTTCTTTTGCCTTTCGTATGAAGTTTCATGCGCATATCCGGGCGCGCGCTTCAGAACGGCTTGTCGGCCCGTTCGCCGAACATGGCGGGATCAGGCAGTTTCTTTTCGTAGATTTCCACGCCGTTCTGCTTGCGCAGTTCGGCCATCATCTTGCCGATGAGAATCGCCGGCGCCAGTTGCGGTTTTGCCTCTTCCAGGGACATTGGCTCTTCCGGGCGGTGATCAAGCACTTTCAATACCATGTAGACGGCGGGCATCTGTTGAAGCGACTGTTTGCCGGCGGCATCCGTCTTGCCGATGACCTGGTAGTCGGGCAGAAAGACCGGCCCGACAATTTCGCCGGCCTCACGTCCCGACACTTCAAGCCAGAATGTGGCAAATCGCGTCAGATTCGGGTTGTTTTCAATTTCGGATTCGAGAATGGACGCAGGATCCTTGGCCTTGAACTCCTCGACGATCGCATCGAACGATTCGCCCGCATCAATCCGTTTTCGGACGGCGGCCGCATCCTTTCCGGCGCCGGGTTGTTCGGCCGGGAACCGAATGGCCAGAAATTTGACCCATTCGAGTTTCTTGAACTCGCCCTTGCGCAGGCGGTATTCCTGTTCATATTCGGCGTCCGTGACCGTCAGCGCCCCGGATTTGAGGGCTTCAACGGCCTTGTATCCCACGGCGGCATCGCCCAGTAGTTTTTCGTGCAACTCGTCAATTTCGTTGTCCATCTGCTCTTTCGCCATATCCAGTTGTTCCTTGGACATGCCGAACAGGGCGGGATCCTGCGCCATGTACATGGCCGCGTAATTATCCTCCTCATGTTTCTGGAAATACTGCTGCATGGCGGCCGATCGGGGCAACAGGGTTTGCCCTCGGCTTTTGTACAGTTCCTCGACCTCCTGGCCCAGCGGAATCTTGATTTGTTCATCAATATAGTTGGAGAGAATGCGGAGCATGTCGCCGCGATTCTTGATGATGCGATCCTCGTCGGGCATGTCGCGGATGACTTTGGCCAGTTCGCCGCGGGTGATGTAACGGTTCTTGAACTTCGCGACGCGGATCTGGTCCTTGTCGGCGATGAAACCGCAACCGGAAAAGGCGACGATCATGACAAGGATCCCCGCGAGAGACCCGTGAAAACGTGCTTTCATGGCAGAATCCTTTCGCGCGCGATCAGGCGCTCATGGCAAGGTGCGTGCGGGCATATTCGACGGCATTGCGGAAGACTTGCAATCCAGCGCCTTCCTCCGGCAGGACCTCGCGCGTCCATCGCGGATGATGGGTCCGTTCGACATAGGCTTCCGGGTGCGGCATCAGGCCGAAGATGCGGCCCGACGGATCGCAAATCCCGGCGATATCGTCTATCGCGCCATTCGGATTTGCCGGAAACACCCCGCGGGCCGGCGCGCCGTCCGCCGTGCAATATCGCAACGCGACCATGCCGTTCGCCCTGAGCCGTTCGAGGACGGCGTCATCGCGCGGAATAAATTTGCCTTCACCGTGCCGGACGGGTAGTTCAAGGCGATCGATGCCGCGCAGCCAGACGCATTTCGTCGCGGCATCCGTTGCGAGACAGACCCAGCGGTTCTCGAAACGTCCCGAATCGTTGTTGGTCAGCGTGGTTTCCTGGACGAACTCGCCGTCGAACAACGGTAAAATGCCCATCTTCACCATGACCTGAAATCCGTTGCAGATACCAATCGCCAATTTGCCGTCCGCGATGAACCGCTTGATCGGCGCGCCGAGTTTGTAACGCAGGCGGTTCGCCAAGATCTTGCCGGACGCCACGTCGTCGCCGAAGGAAAATCCGCCGGGTATCGCCAAGATATGCCGGCTGTCCAGCATGTCGGGCCGCGCGATCAAATCATTCAGATGGACCCGTTGCGTTTTCGCGCCCGCCCGCGCGAGCGCGTTTTCGGTTTCCGCGTCGCAGTTGATGCCAAAACCCGTCAGAACAAGCGCTTGTACGGTCACGTTCACCACCTCAAGGGCCGTTGCCACGCCTCTTTCAACTCGCCGATCGTGGCACAGATACCGTTTTCAATCTCGAATCGATCATCATCCCTGACCACGCCCACCCGCGTCACGGGACAATTGTCCAGCGCCGATTCGAACGCCGGCGCGTCGGATGGTTTCACGGTCACAACAAACCGGCTTTGCGATTCGCTGAACAACGCGACGGTCATATTGGGCGCCCCAATCGGGGCAAGGTCGAGCGACAGGCCATGGCCGCCTGCAAAGGCCGATTCCGCCAGGGCCACGCCCAATCCGCCGTCGCTGCAGTCGTGGCACGAGGCCACCAACCCTTGTCCGATGGCCCGCGACAACGCCGTGTACAGCCGCTTGGCTTTCATCGGGACAACCTTTGGCACAGTCGTTCCCAGCCGCCCCTTCAAGGCAAGATACTCGCTGCCGCCCATCTCGTCGTGCGTCTCGCCAAGCACATAGACCACGTCGCCGGGACGTTTGACGTCCATCGAAACGGTTTTCGTGGCATCCGGGAGAATCGCCGCCGCCGTGAACAGCACCGTCGGCGGTATCGAAATCTTCGTGTCCCCGATCTTGTAGTCGTTTTTCATGCTGTCCTTGCCGCTGATCAACGGGATGCCGTACGTCACGCACACATCATACAACGCCTCGCAGCATCGGACCAGTTGCGCGAGTTTGAACGCGCCGTCCGGCGTCTTTTCGCTTTGAACCGGATCGGGCCAGCAGAAGTTGTCGAGCCCCGCGATAAGACCGGGTTGCGCTCCGACGGCGATCAGGTTTCGCACGGCCTCGTCAATGGCGCAGGCCATCATCCAATACGTGTCGAGATCGCTGTATTTCGGCGCGATGCCGCACGCGACGGCCAGCCCGCGCTTCGATCCGGGAATGGGCCGAATCACGCCCGCGTCGCCCGGCCCATCGTGCGCGGCGCCCTGGAACTGCTTGAGCACGCTCTGCGCAAGGACTTCATGATCGTACATGCGCACGAAGGTTTCCTTGCTGCATACGTTGAGCGATCCGAGCACGGCCTTCAGCGCCGACGTCAAATCCGAATCCTCGACGATAATCTCCGGATCCCGCGCGGGCGGCGTCCATTGCGCCTTGAGATGCATTTTCGGCACGCCCTCGTGCAGGAACGCCATGTCGAGCGAGGCAATCCGTTTGCCGTCGTAATAACATTCGAGCAAACCGGAATCGGTGAACGCCCCGAGATCCGTCGCCTCCACCGCGCGGCGTTTCGCCAAGTCCATGAAGGCGTCGAGTTTGTCCGGCGGCACGGCCAGCGTCATGCGCTCCTGCGCCTCGGACAAAAAGATTTCCCACGGAGCAAGACCCGCATATTTCAGCGGGGCGCGTTCGAGGTGGACTTCGCAACCGCCCGGC harbors:
- a CDS encoding phosphoribosylformylglycinamidine synthase subunit PurQ; amino-acid sequence: MATALEVVNVTVQALVLTGFGINCDAETENALARAGAKTQRVHLNDLIARPDMLDSRHILAIPGGFSFGDDVASGKILANRLRYKLGAPIKRFIADGKLAIGICNGFQVMVKMGILPLFDGEFVQETTLTNNDSGRFENRWVCLATDAATKCVWLRGIDRLELPVRHGEGKFIPRDDAVLERLRANGMVALRYCTADGAPARGVFPANPNGAIDDIAGICDPSGRIFGLMPHPEAYVERTHHPRWTREVLPEEGAGLQVFRNAVEYARTHLAMSA
- a CDS encoding peptidylprolyl isomerase — translated: MKARFHGSLAGILVMIVAFSGCGFIADKDQIRVAKFKNRYITRGELAKVIRDMPDEDRIIKNRGDMLRILSNYIDEQIKIPLGQEVEELYKSRGQTLLPRSAAMQQYFQKHEEDNYAAMYMAQDPALFGMSKEQLDMAKEQMDNEIDELHEKLLGDAAVGYKAVEALKSGALTVTDAEYEQEYRLRKGEFKKLEWVKFLAIRFPAEQPGAGKDAAAVRKRIDAGESFDAIVEEFKAKDPASILESEIENNPNLTRFATFWLEVSGREAGEIVGPVFLPDYQVIGKTDAAGKQSLQQMPAVYMVLKVLDHRPEEPMSLEEAKPQLAPAILIGKMMAELRKQNGVEIYEKKLPDPAMFGERADKPF